The genomic region CGTTCAATACCTCTTTAATATAcacattataataattatattaaaCAAGTTTTAAATCACATTGGAATTACAGTATATGAATAACAGCTTCAAAATAATAGATTCAAACAACCAACCAGTCCCTTTAGATTGTGGGGTGGAGCTGGCTTCTGAAAGCTGGCAGTACAGAATAAGATTTATGTAACAAGCCAAAAGTTCATGTTGTGCATGTGCACTTGGTTCATTTCAGCTCACTGTAGGAGTCTCTACTGCTGTTTTGCTACCCATTGTTtcataatttgtgtgtgtgtgtgtgtgtgtgtgtgtgtgtgtgtgtgtgtgtgtgtgtgtgtgtgtcagtgaaacTGTCAAACAGGGAGAAGACGAGAGACGACACAGGTGAATTGAAGGTAACATCACTTGGTGAGAACTCAGTGAGTCACTGTAAGTGAAATAAAAGCTTTGTCTCAAGTGTTAATCAGTTTAAATGCTTTCCTCCATTCTTTgtggattttatttattcagtttttttttcttgtcactCGTGGAACAAGCACCCACTCTGTGTTCCTAACCTACTGATTTTTAAATGAAGGGCTGGGTTTTCCTCTCACACTTAACACACCCTTCTATGAGGGACGGTGCTTTTCTATTCTCTCCAGAGCACTTCTGAGTGAGTCTTGCAGCAGCAGAGACAAGAGGCTAAGGTGGGAGGTGTGGTTCAATTTGCATATTCATTTCTTGTGCATACTAAATGATGTTGCAGAGGTACTTCTAACACATAGAGGGGCTATCTTTATGgtgtggaaaacattcaaaattTGTAATTGTGATGAGGtcattgtttttatcttttgctATTTTTCATGAGAATGttaatttgtttcatttcatttctttgcaATCGTAGAATAAGAAGTCCATCTTTGGGTTTTTGATTGCACTCAGTAGAAACCTTCAGTTTTCACATGTTGTAGAGCTTATATCAAATGAActaacaaaacaataactaaaattatacttatttttaataaagaaatgttaaaaactcctttgtatACTGAAAATGACAACTATTTCCACTCctaattactttaaaatattcactttgtcttttaataagtgGTATTAAAATGTCTGTAGAATGTGACTaggtttattcattcatttatatttGAATAATTTTACGAACCCGTGCGAACAAATTGCAACATCTCGCTGAATGAGCAGAGTAAAAACATCCTGGCTCTCATCCTCCCCACGCTCACACACCACCCACCTGTCTGCGGgaggtcgcggtggagctggaGTGTCGAGAGTTTTTACAACTGGTGCTCTTGTTGATGGCGTGGTTGTTGTGTCCGTTCTTCTTCTTGTCTTTAGGGTCGGAGGGCAGCGGGTTGAGGAAGAGGATCCTGGCGATGAGGCCGTACAGAACCGCGGagagcagcagcggcagcaCGAAAAAGACGCCGAAATCAAAAAAGTAAATGGGTAAATAAAACTTCCTGGCAACTCTGTAGGCGCAGGTGACGATAGTGATGTTTTTGTACACCGTTTCCTGGATGTTTGACAGGTAAAACCACATCAAGCAGTAAATGGAAGTGAAAGCCCAGACGAACAAAATGATCTTTTTTGCTCTGGACAGCGTGCACAGAAACTGGGCTTTAATCGGGTGGCAGATGGCGATGTATCTCTCGATAGTGAAAGCTGTTATGGAGCAAGAGGAAGCGTTGATCCCGAGGTACTGAAAGTAGGTGATGCAGAGGCACCCATAGCGGCCAAACACCCAAGATACAAAGATACTTTCCGGAATAGCTGGCAAACCAGCCGTTGTGAGCACCATCAGGTCAGCCACAGCCAAACTCACCAGGTAGCAGTTGGTGGGAGTCCTCATGTGTTTGGTAGTGAGCACCACCAGGATCACCATAACATTGCCAACAATTCCTAGAGCACAAATCATGAAGAGCAGACAACTGCTTATCACTTTGTACTGAATGCTGTGGTCCACCCATGTCGGTAAAGTATTGTTCTCCAATGGAGCTGATGTGAAGTTTTCCATCTCGTTTAAAAGGTTCAAATAAATGaggaatttgtttttttttttaaaaagaggcttTGCAGTGTTCTCGCGCACCAGCCTGGTTTTACGCGCGATAGAAGTTAGAAGTCCAAAAACTTTACAGGTCTGGAAAGTCAATATGAAACGCGCACACACAAAGTAAAGGACAGACGAAAGCTTGCGGTGCACGTTGAAAAACGACGAAGTGACAAAGAGCTGCTCGGACTCTGCTTTAATTCCGCCGCAGTGCTGTGCATAAAAGGCGACGCGCTACCTTATTCTCGTCGGAACAACTGTGCCTGGCGGACAGATGGAGGTTTGCTTTTTGAGCCTTCCTTTTGGCACGAGCGCTCATACGCATGCGAGGGGATTAGCCCATGATTACATTTTCCAAACCAGACCTCCCCCATCAACAAAACCAGCTGGCCAAGCGGCAAAATGTTAGAATGTTTTCCTGTTTAtctgatattttattattaccaCTGCATGAATCAGTGTTAGTGCTGCTGCTCATAATgatgaataaaacatttacaaatttGTCACAGTTCGTTGATTTGCTGTCTTGCGCAACAGCCTGCCACTTAAACTTCATGAACGGcgctcctttttctttttcccctttttttttttttttttttttttttttacgataGCGCTAATCAGCATGTACACGCTTCCAGGTGAACCTGAAGGCGGAGGTTGGAAAAGTGCATGCTGTTTTGGAGTATGGCCGAACATATTCAGAAAACATTTCCTGTGATGCATGTGCAAAAAGAAGGCGTCAATATGAACAAATTTGTGAGCCTCAATCCTcgatttctttatttcttaaaGACTGTTGTATACTAAATGCTCTAAAATCACTCATAGAAATGAGCTCAGGGATGACTGAAAAtgagtcctgcgtttgagtCCCCATGAAAGCCCCTTTAACTTCCatctaaaaatgttttggtttgaCACCAAATCACTGGTCAGCCCTATTTTTATATTGTCTTTTAATTAATTGTAATCCTTAAACAAAACTCCAATTGTTTTATCAGCAATATCACAGCTGCGGCCTGAAAACTCTGTGCCTGAAGTCTTTTGTGATATATAAATATGAGTGTGACCAGGTTTACAgctactcaaaaataaatgtcaagtcagctgagaagaaaaatatataaattatatcGTTTTGTTGTCTGTTTCTAATGGACATATGTTTGTGCAGTGGTCAGCACAGTTGTCCTGGTACTGAATCTCTGGGCCTCCCCATGTGAAGTTTGCATATTCTCCCTGTTTGAGCATGGGTTCTCTTAGGgatctcttcctccctcagtccAAAGGCATCCATGCTGGGTTAATTGGTGactctaaattggctgtaggcgtgaatggttgtctgtctctcagcCCTACAACAGATTGGTGACCTGTTCAGGGTGTAGCTTGCTTTTCGTCCTATCACAGATTGGATAGGCTCCAGAGGAGCTCTGAAGTGAAGTAGTTgaagatgaatggatggatcaATGAATGAATTGTAATGGAAAGATTTAAGAGATTAAAGATTTAAGAGACGGACACTTCTGTTAAAGTACACCCTGCTTTTTTTGTACCCTTCTGcagacatgtttcttttaacctccccacacacacactggtgctCCGCCAGGGATCCAGTGGCTTTTGCTCTGGGAGGGTCACACTACAACTTTTATTTCCCCCTTTGTAGCCTTTGCTTTGGATTATCCTGCTCTGTGTCTTCTGCATGTATTACAGCATGAATACATCACTTTACCGTTCCTACCTCTGTGCTTTATTGTAGCTTCAGTGCAGCTCAAACCTTTTGCTATCAGATTCACAAAGGTTTAATTCGTTTAATTaaacctttaattttctcattcAGAAAAAAATCTTCTGAAGCTTCATTCCTTCTGCGCTTGTTCTTTCTCAAATATAGTCCTTGCTGTCTTATTCTTATGAATGCTTTCCATCATATAGCTCTCCCTCTTGAGCTAATTGTACTTCAGATGACTTATGAACTGTGCTGTATTATAGAAACGTTCATGGATCTCGTAGGCAATTCAAGTTGATCACtcttgtctgtttttctttattttagtcATATTTTACAGTCCAATATGCATCAAATGTTTCTGGTTCTGCTTGCACTCAGTAACAAATCTTgtattttttgtcattgttatttttaaactaCAAACCCAATTAAAGAGGAGCACAATCTTCCCTGCACTCATCTTTATAATTCTAGTTGCTTTTGAAGAAGCCTTTTAATGGTAATTTAGAGTCAGTGCTTGAAGTTCATGCATATATACTCCATCTTATAAAGATAGATAATCGGCTTGTGTCCAAATACTTCTTGCTACTATACCAAAAGCTACgtctatttattttaaaatggcaaatttgatttgttttcataTATATCTTTCTGTATATTCCCACAGTGGATTAAACATCTGCTACTGAAATCTGAGCCCATATATCATAGTTTAAGAGTTTAATACTAATATTTTTGGTCAATGAACGTATCATGTAGTGCAGTAATTTATCAGCACCTCGTTCCACCCTGCAGATTTAATCAGCTCACTTCGTGCTGATGCGGTAAATTTCATTATAGAAAACGATTAAAGTTGGAAGAAGATGTGAAATGCACAAAAAGACAGATCAGCAGTGACCTGTATTAACTGCCATGCTGTCCAACAATCTGTGGCTGCCTGTTCTCAGCACAATACTGTGGAGGTGGCAAACTCTcctccacaccaactgtgcatATTCTCCAGGAACTGAGCGGAAAATGGTGACGATCACGCCAACACTCACACTTTTCACACGATTGTGCTTCGAGGCCTGAAGCTGCCAGCCGTCCATCCCGAGCAACAGGTGGACCGGGACGGGTGGGAATTACATAATGATGACGCCCCCTTTTCTCCCATGATTCCCATCATCTTTAACTCAGCTTTTTTTTCATCCTTCTCCTTCTTGGTTTTGGATGATATTAGTAGAAACTAACCTGCTGTCAGTGACTCAGTTTCCAAGActgtaaactaatttctttatcttttttcctAAATTAAGAGTTAACTGTCTTTACTTTAGAGTGGAAGCTAAGTCTACATTGAAAGGATattaaaatagatttaaaatgatttatctGCTAATTAATAAATACTAAAATAAGATTTTTTGAGCCTTTAATCAGTTACAAGAAAAACCTCTGCCTTATCATTGCAGCAACCTCTCCTGTCTCCAAATTACTTTATATATTCATACATAAATTAACTTGATTGTCTGAGAGATATCATTGCTTTGTATTCAGTTCCTGTTTAAACATCTTCACTTGATTACATTATTCAAATCACAGGAGCTCGTGCCACAGAGAAAAGTAATATGTAGAAATGAAAGGAAAGAGTTTTACTGCCCCCTAAAGGACGTAGCTGGGCAGTACCAAATGTGTGACAAGAGCAAACAGTTCATCACAACTGACACAAGATCATTCCTTTCCCTCAGTCAGAAGAAGTGTTTGATTGCTATTCTGTAGCATTGTAGAGCTGCTCTGCAGACACTGTGGTGCTCTTAAGTCATTTTAGAAGGTTTAACCCATCTGCACTggctttaataaaataaaaaaaaaggtttgtacATTTAAAGTTGCACCATTTATTTTAGCTGTAGTGCTGAATTTAGCTCAAGGAACATATAGATCCCTACACATTTATCAAGGGATGTTATATTGTGACACGACGACCAAACAGTAGTAGAGAAAGAACCCATGTGCACACACTTGGTGATGTTGGGAAGGAAGACTTTCTAATGAAGAGAGACTTCCAGGAGAATCAGGCTCAGGGTGGGGCAGCTGCTCAGTTTGGGGTatgagaggaaagagaagagaaaaacacacaaacaaacaggacaaaACATAAACTACAAACCTGCAATACTGGCATACAAGCACATATTACAAAGAGGCAGCCTGAATCTGCAGCAGCCCACCTTACTTTCAAATTAATGCACAGGTTAGCATCTTCTTACCGCTCTGAACTTGAACTTACTTCCACTAGAAGTTTGCTTAACAGATGCTTCAGTttaaaacacagaggagatcTCGCAGTAGGAGTGGCTACTGTAAATGATCTGAAAACCCATTTTCAGACTCAATTCTAATGGCTTTTTTCTTATTACTGTTTAATGGTTTTtgccatttattttattatttatttcatgttttcaaatgttttattttattattttagttgtATAGTACTTTGTTCCACACCTCAcgtgtttaaatgtccttgtaaatatatttgtttGACTAACTTAAGGATAGTTCACTCAGATTATCACAAGTCTAAAAGCTGAGAGGgtttctgtctcctgaatccactGGCAGTGGAGGAGAGGATCCTGATAGCCTCTGCCTCTCATTCTACTTTTGGAAGCTCTGTTGGCATCATATGATGAGGTCTTTAAGGTATGACGGGGCCTGTCTATTCAGAGAAGCCTGAATTACAGCCTCAAAGTAACAAAATCTTTGTCATGCTCAAGTTAATCTCactgttatttgttttgttttgatggtTGTGTGCTGTTGCAGTTTTACTTCCTTTTCCCCTTCAGTGTGATTATCTGCTTTGCGTTTATTAGTCTCACCTGTGTTTGATTGCATTCACATGTATCTTTTTCCTGGTTATTTCTCCTCTGCATACATGTTGTCTTTCCCCTTCTTATGatctctgtttgtctctgatCTCCTGGAATTTGTACTTGCTTTGGACTTTTGAATTGGTCTAATCAAAGattcatttttttgttactttgtttGCACAACTTGCATTTCAGTGCTCTCTGCAGTCCACTCCCAACAGAATTAACGCCATTAACAATATGTTTCTTTACAGATATTTTGAGAACTTCTAATGCAAAATCCAGTGAATCCAGTGACTCTGTCTGTAATTAAGTAGAAAATTCTAGGCTGAATAGTCAGATATTTCTCTTTAATTAATGTATTTATGAGCTTTACCCTTTCTTCAGCATTTTAATAGTCATTGCTCACcctctttgctttgtgtttacttgttcTCAGTGCAGTGCTGTTTTGTTCATGATTTTTTCACAACTTCTGTATTCTTATCCAACCATTAGTTCAACTCTGTGGAGCACTTTGGTCGGCTTTTATTGTATTATGTGCTTTGCAGATAAAACTTCAGCTGCTCCCTGCTGTCTACTGCTGCAAAGCTATTaaacaatgattttaaaaacatattccaATAAGTTATTGTACTGCTGGGGGAAGCGCAGGCCACTGTTTATAAAACACCGGCCACAACTGATACAGCAGAGATTAATCACAGCATTCCCAACCGTTTTCCTAACTGCTTGTCCAGGTGGGATTACTCTATTCCAGCTGTCATGGGGAGAAATTTCAGGTGCACCCTGGACTGGTTGACATATTTACATCTATGTCACTTGTGAATCACCAGTTAAtcacctaacatgcatgtctttggactgtgggagaaagggagagaaggcGGAGAATACCCAAACTGGCAAAGAGAGAACATGGGAACTCTaaacagaaaggccccagccgGAGAGGAGGCTTAAACCCGGAGCATTTTTGTGagataaaaatgtcaaattccAGATTTTCAGTGTTAAATGTGACGTTGATTTGATGATGACACAACAGCGCTTACCCATGTTTACAGGAAGAGACGCATAACACCAGAGGCAGCGTAAGATCCAATCTCTAAATCTTCAAATCTTCAAAGCCAGAATTAAATATATGAAGGTAGACAATAAAGTGACCAACGAGTACActagaaaacaaaaactaagaaaatgaATAAGATCAAAGAGGTTAAACAGGAATTAGTAGGAAACATGAGAAACTTCCAAAAGTTCAAATACTGTCTGGAAGTACAGACGATTGGATCAAGAGCTAGGCCACTCCTGAAAAACCTCCTCTCTCTGGCATACATCTGTAAATGCCTGCTTACGCCACACACCCATTTGGTTTCATTTCTGGTTGTCAGCCTCTCTCAAAGTTATCAGGAGGATCTGTGAAGCCCGGAGCTGCCAGCGATCCTCTGATGCCTTCCTCAAAATTGCAGCCTCTGGCTTAGCGTTTTGCTTCATTATcaataaatgtttgtcattcCTTGCTAGtgaaatatatgttataatataACATGCATGACTGTAAGCTTAATATGTGttaaaaagatggatggatactTCCAGGCTGGAAGTAAAGCTGAAGGATGAAACAGTGCGAACAATTTAAAGATTAAACAGAAGTAGAAACTCAtgtcaaaacaaaaaccccccaaTGTGGTAAATTTCTCTCGCTTCACAAAGCTCCTAAAAAACCTCAGAGGACGTAAAACTGTTTTCATGGGCCAACTGCAGCCTCAAAGATGAGAAAACGAGATCTCCTGTGTGAAACCACTGAAGTGTTCCTTGAAAGAAAAAGCATAGAGTAAAACCTGCTGAACTTCTGTACGTCACCCAGGAAGTAACAGGAGCcgcataattttatttttgtcccATTTATATTTAGAAAGGtgtatagaaagaaaaaagaagcaaaggaGACAAATCTGCAGAAATTCAACAGATTAAGCTGAGCTGGAGGGCTTGATGGTGTCTGAGCTCGAAAACATTTAGCTACCGTATTTCCCACAGTAAGTGGATCACTAACTACAAACGCAAGTGCTGCTTAGGTTtgacaaaatgctataaaagaTGACAGCGAGAGAAAGATTGGATCCTCTGCAGGTGTCTGATGAATATGGATGTATCGCAAGCCTGTAACATATGTATTtatcagtgtgtctgtgtctcttcTCAAAGCGCTATAAACATAAAAGTGGCCGTTCTGTTTGAGTTATATTACAGCTTCACAATGTGCGCAGCAATCCAACACAGGCCCACTTATATAGTgcacagtaaataaaaaaaatatgcatttgtcagctgtgtgtgtgtgtttgggggcgGGGCTGGTGGGGTGGGGTGTCAGGCTTGCTTTTGTAATTCATCACACATACACTGCATATGCCATAAATCCCTCAGTGCATAagagcattttaaaatgtaaaatgaccTTTGACCACTCTGATTTACCGAGACGCTGGCAGGTCATTTTTAAGGAACTTAGTCCAAGCCAGCCGAGACCCATATGGCTGTCAACtttgcacgcacacacacactaaagacTCATGACTCACGTCTAGTCATAAACAAGCTACCCGCCGCTCTGACCCTGACCTCCTTCAATTAATGGTAAGTACACTGTGGGGTCCAGTATATAACATCCACTGACAGAACGCTTCACTCCTACTCATAAGGCAGCTctcttgttttcttcaccaCCCTGATAGTCACTTCCTCAgtacgacacacacacacacacacacacacacacacacacacacacacacacacacacacacacacacacacacagcggcaCGATAAATGCAGAGGGAGCCTGATTGTGTTCATCACAACAGCAGAAGGCTGCATTTGTTCTGGGCAGCATTCAGGTGTGACAGTGTGGAGGTATGTGGGtgtgaaaaaaatcacattcaTAATTCATTAAGTTATGAATGTGCTCATTGAGATGTAACCCAAGGTCTCCAAACACAGCGTTAAACTCAAAGATTTGAATGTTattcttttttccccatcacACTCTCAGCGCACTGTTACAGAACAAGAATCAAGCTCACGATCACGTCTTAATGGTGCTTTTCAGGaagattaaacattttatttgctAGATATGGTAATATGTAGTATAGTAATAAAGACACTTAAAATACAGATATTTTTTATGTTAGCTCAAGATATTACATAAGTAAAAATAATGAACTACACGGACGTTTCGAGAGTGGATCCACCACCAAAGCCAGGGCTGTATTGAACAGCTCTATATTAAAGACGCATTGTATTCACACTTAatttaagtttttttctttgcccaCTTTCCATAAAGTTTcatgaaattaatttttgtagtttttgtgtaattttgctgacaaaaaaatcaaacaagcaACTTTCATCACATACCTCAAGCGGCAATCAGCCAGCTAATTCCCAACGATACTCCTGGGTTTTTGTACACGTGTTTGTCGGCACAGGGATAGAACTGAGAGAAAATGATATGCCTAAGGACGTGGGATGCTTAATTTAAACATCTTTAATTTGGAATTAAAAATGagagaagaaacacacaaatgaaaaaaacttGAACAGCATGTGGTGTCATGATCCCAGAGCTTCCTGGCATTTCTTGTTTAATATTACTAGCAAAAACCAGGCCCTGCTGTGCTTGTTCATTCCACTCATATttattgttcttcttcttttcaggTTACATATTCACAGTATAGACCAAATAATTAAGTGCACACACTATTAGCATCACTAATATAGATATGCATGACAACACATCCCAGTGACCTCACAGTGCCACTGCACTAAAAATTGTTTTGCAGCGTATACATAACGTCAACAATGCACACGTTTGTAGTGTAGCTCTAATGTTGCCGTTTGCTTCAAGATCAGCTACTgtacataatatatataatcTGTGAGAATATGAGTGTTGTAAAAGTAGTTCCCAAAAGCTATACAGATATAGTCCCAATATCCTAAGTACTTGTAGTGTAACAGTTAATTGATTAACGTGTAGGAGGAGTTAGGCAGCAGACATATATACCTATATTATGAGCATTATAGTGAGAttgagtgtttgttttattcctcTCTTGTTTCTAATCACCAGTTAGTCCTCAGTGTATACATAGTCCTGTTTTCTCCAACGTTTTGCTGTTTATTTGAGCTTTGGTTATCAGCTGGATCCATTAACTCCATCCTTGTTTTCTATTCAAAGTTCTTTATGAGTTTAGCTTTCTGTTTTGACTTTTCCTATTTTTTCCCAGTAATAATAGTTCagatctttgtgttttgtgtttttattcattttgttttctgatttttCAGCCTCCCTactgtttctttttgtgtcttGTTCAGAGTGAATTTGTGCTTAGTTATCTTTTTGTGTTACTTTGTCAGTAACTCTTATCTTGTCTTTAGTTCGACTTGTTGACCAGCTTGATCCTGAGCACCTGTTTCTTGTTCTTTTCTGTTTCCTTCTTCCACAATCACCATTTGTGTATAACTAGTCCTTTCTTGCCATCACTCTCTGTCATGATGTCTCTTTGTATTAATCTTACCAATGTCTTTCCCTCCATGTACTCCTGTGAATCTTTAGATTTGCATTTTTGCACTACTGCATTAGTCTAATAACTAGCTTGCCTTTTGTTAACATCAGTATGCTTCTTGGATCCTGCACTCCACAAATAATGAAAcagcttttaaataaagctcaccTTTTGATTTGAGTGTATAGGTCTGCATTTGGGTGAACCATGATATTTGAGCATATTCTATTGCCAGGGCTACATTcctcagtttaaaaaacattattcACAACAAAATTTGGTCTTCTTCCTTTTCCCAAATTCCAAAGCTTAAACAAaatttggttttcttttatcAGTAGTTTCATAAACATACAAACATATCTCCTGTGAAAAGAAAGACTTTTCCTTTGCAGTTAGTTGTTCCGAACaggtgaatttttaaaaatcggAATAGTCTACTGAAAGGACAGTTCAGCTGAAATCCATTTTACTGTGGTTCTTTTATTCCTCTGGGATGgtcaaaaacagcaaaacatttCTGGATTTCTGGCACATGTCTGATGTCTGAGATGTCTGAGACACTCTCTGCACTCTGCTGGTGACAAAAGTGGGTCAAGTTATCAGATTAAATCTGTCCTGGTTGTCATTTTCAGCGAAGAAAACATAATAATAGACTGTCCTGACATTTAATTTACCTGTTTGATTGACAGTGTCTTATAGAAATGATTGCTCCACTATCTCTAGTGCAGCAAGAGAGCAAAGGAATGATCCAGTGCTTATACTGCTGCATTTAGTATGTCAGAAAAAGGTATAATATCTCTCAGTACCAAATGCATTATGCCAAAAATCCCTGGATGTCCTCCTGCATTTCATCATATTTGCAGTTTGCAAGCTAAGGTGCCTTGCAGACTATTTTTGTCCTGTACACTGAGTATGTGGATTGTTGGTCTTTTCTCTTTAACACTGTAAGATGGCCATTGTTGTAATCTGAGACTGTATAATTAAACCTGAACTGAATAAGGCGAGTCTACATCCTTTGATAATCCCAACTTTACATATGCTAACAAGCTCACAataacagtgacatcatgctAATTTTCAGCAGGCATAAACATTGTTTTCTCTCTGAGGTCAGCATGCTATCATTGCTAACTAGCATTAAGTGCAGCTAAGCGTGATGGTCACTATTCTTTGTcataaacaaagacagacaaagcaACAGTTTCTGGTTCATCATTTTACATCATTTGAGTGCCGTGGATGTCCACAACTTCAGCtcctgttctaaatcattgctAATGTATGTATTATATACTCAGGTGCAAGTTCCAACACTgccagttttatttaatttcacatGTATAATAAATGTAACTGTTAACCTAGAAGAGGACCATATTCAGATTAGATTAGTGAATACCCCGTAGGTGGAGAGG from Pelmatolapia mariae isolate MD_Pm_ZW linkage group LG22, Pm_UMD_F_2, whole genome shotgun sequence harbors:
- the trhrb gene encoding thyrotropin-releasing hormone receptor b — its product is MENFTSAPLENNTLPTWVDHSIQYKVISSCLLFMICALGIVGNVMVILVVLTTKHMRTPTNCYLVSLAVADLMVLTTAGLPAIPESIFVSWVFGRYGCLCITYFQYLGINASSCSITAFTIERYIAICHPIKAQFLCTLSRAKKIILFVWAFTSIYCLMWFYLSNIQETVYKNITIVTCAYRVARKFYLPIYFFDFGVFFVLPLLLSAVLYGLIARILFLNPLPSDPKDKKKNGHNNHAINKSTSCKNSRHSSSTATSRRQVTKMLAVVVILFALLWMPYRTLVVVNSFLDKAYLDSWFVLFCKICIYLNSAINPVIYNAMSQKFRAAFRKICRCGRKGSDKPATYSVALTYSAVKDTSVVESTDHFTTELEELTVTDELLSDQKMMFPDPCVYGKVNFSDN